In Flavobacterium sp. N3904, one DNA window encodes the following:
- the pta gene encoding phosphate acetyltransferase: protein MNKAIYIATIEENCGKTIITLGLMRTLLGRTAKVGYFRPIIEDYEEGKKDTHIEMVISHFDLDIDYDDAYAITKSKLIKKKNKGKLGEVVDLIIEKYKKLEERFDFVLVEGTSFSGEGTVIELDMNVLIAKNLGIPTIIVGSGEGKTLDELVDNLNLAYNSFKVKEVEVLAVIANKVQPENLDLVTSSLQKSLPKSIVINSIPLISSLHNPTIQEIVEVLDAKILFGHEYLNNQSGSYSIGAMQLCNYLLHLKENGLIITPGDRADIILGALQANESANYPSVSGIVLTGNIIPEESILKLIEGLSTVVPIITVEGGTYHIANKIGNIKSKIYAGNLQKIETSINTFDKYVDLDALTNKFNAFEAEGMTPKMFQYNLVKRAKEHRKHIVLPEGNDERIIIAAARLQAMDVVDISIIGNKKQIENKVAELGLDFDFSKVPIINPKESENYDDYVNTYYELRKAKNVTLGMAKDLLEDVSYFGTMMVYKGHADGMVSGAAHTTQHTILPALQFIKTKPNSSVVSSIFFMCLEDRVSIFGDCAINPNPTAEQLAEIAISSADSSIAFGIEPKIAMLSYSSGSSGKGDEVDKVRAATEIVKHKRPDLKIEGPIQYDAAVDLEVGQSKMPNSEVAGHASVLIFPDLNTGNNTYKAVQRETGALAIGPMLQGLNKPVNDLSRGCTVDDIINTVVITAIQAQGL, encoded by the coding sequence ATGAATAAAGCTATATATATTGCAACTATAGAAGAAAATTGCGGTAAAACGATAATTACTTTAGGGTTGATGAGAACACTTTTGGGAAGAACAGCCAAAGTTGGTTATTTCAGGCCAATAATAGAAGATTATGAGGAAGGAAAAAAAGATACTCACATCGAAATGGTTATTTCTCATTTTGATTTAGATATCGATTATGACGATGCTTATGCTATTACCAAAAGTAAGTTAATCAAGAAAAAAAATAAAGGAAAACTGGGTGAGGTTGTCGATCTCATTATTGAAAAATACAAAAAATTAGAAGAGCGTTTTGACTTTGTTCTGGTTGAAGGTACTAGTTTTTCGGGCGAAGGCACGGTAATCGAGCTGGATATGAACGTACTTATCGCAAAAAATCTTGGGATACCAACGATAATTGTAGGTTCTGGAGAAGGAAAAACGTTGGATGAATTGGTCGATAATCTAAATTTGGCCTATAATTCATTTAAAGTGAAGGAGGTAGAAGTATTGGCAGTAATAGCCAATAAAGTGCAACCGGAAAATTTGGATTTGGTAACTTCAAGTCTTCAAAAAAGTTTGCCAAAATCAATAGTAATAAATTCAATTCCATTAATTTCTAGCTTGCATAATCCTACAATTCAAGAAATTGTTGAAGTTTTGGATGCCAAAATTTTATTTGGACATGAATATTTAAATAATCAAAGCGGGAGTTACAGTATTGGAGCAATGCAGTTGTGTAACTATTTGTTGCATCTAAAAGAAAATGGACTTATCATTACGCCTGGCGATAGAGCCGATATAATTCTTGGAGCATTACAAGCCAACGAATCTGCAAATTATCCATCGGTTTCGGGTATAGTTTTGACAGGTAATATCATACCGGAAGAAAGTATTTTAAAGCTGATAGAAGGTCTTTCTACCGTTGTGCCAATCATTACTGTTGAAGGCGGAACCTATCATATTGCCAATAAGATTGGAAATATTAAATCTAAAATTTATGCTGGTAATTTGCAGAAAATTGAGACTTCCATTAATACTTTCGACAAATATGTAGATTTGGATGCATTAACCAATAAATTCAATGCTTTTGAAGCAGAAGGCATGACTCCAAAAATGTTTCAGTACAACTTGGTTAAAAGAGCCAAAGAGCATAGAAAACATATTGTTTTGCCGGAAGGAAATGATGAAAGAATTATTATAGCTGCAGCGCGTCTACAAGCGATGGATGTGGTTGATATTTCGATTATTGGGAATAAAAAACAAATTGAAAATAAAGTTGCCGAGTTAGGTTTGGATTTTGACTTTTCGAAAGTGCCTATTATTAATCCAAAAGAATCTGAAAATTATGATGATTATGTAAATACGTATTATGAATTGCGTAAGGCTAAAAATGTAACACTCGGAATGGCCAAAGATTTACTGGAAGACGTTTCGTATTTTGGTACTATGATGGTCTATAAAGGACATGCTGACGGAATGGTTTCTGGAGCGGCGCACACTACACAGCACACTATTTTGCCTGCATTGCAGTTCATTAAAACCAAACCAAATTCTTCGGTAGTATCCTCTATATTTTTTATGTGTTTGGAAGACCGTGTTTCTATTTTTGGTGATTGTGCGATCAACCCAAATCCAACTGCAGAGCAATTGGCCGAAATCGCAATTTCATCAGCCGATTCCAGTATTGCTTTTGGAATAGAGCCCAAAATTGCGATGCTTTCCTATTCATCGGGTTCATCTGGAAAAGGAGATGAAGTAGATAAAGTGAGAGCAGCTACCGAAATAGTAAAACATAAACGTCCGGATCTTAAAATTGAAGGACCAATACAATATGATGCAGCCGTAGATTTAGAAGTTGGACAAAGCAAAATGCCAAATTCTGAAGTAGCGGGTCATGCAAGTGTTTTGATTTTTCCTGATTTAAATACAGGAAATAACACTTACAAAGCAGTGCAAAGAGAAACAGGAGCATTAGCCATCGGACCAATGTTACAAGGTTTGAATAAACCAGTAAACGATTTAAGTCGAGGTTGCACAGTAGATGATATTATTAACACCGTCGTGATTACGGCAATTCAAGCACAAGGACTATAA
- a CDS encoding acetate/propionate family kinase — translation MKIVIINSGSSSIKYQMIDMPSNEVICSGMIDRIGLETSNLSYVTNLVKIEESLPIANHKIGLQKIAQLLMDEQVGVIKSTKEVEAVGHRVVHGGSTFSNTVVINDDVKNEIKHLFELAPLHNPANFEGIIVAEEIFANAKQVAVFDTAFHQTIPVVAHKYAIPNYLLTENKVRVYGFHGTSHKYVSENAIQFLQANSVNKTSNIITIHLGNGCSMTAIKDGKSIDTTLGFGPMNGLIMGTRSGDIDQSVIFYLVKTLGYTVDEVNTLLQKQSGMLGLTGYSDLRDIEANAEKGNVDCQLALAMNAYRIKKFIGSYSAALNGLDAIVFTAGIGENSSYIRKLVCTDMEYFGLELDHSKNEVRSKEMREINTPESKTKILVIPTNEEIEIANQVYELLLS, via the coding sequence ATGAAAATAGTAATAATAAATTCCGGGAGTTCCTCTATTAAATATCAAATGATTGATATGCCTTCCAATGAAGTAATTTGCAGCGGAATGATTGATAGAATTGGTTTGGAAACTTCAAACTTGAGTTATGTTACCAATTTAGTAAAAATTGAAGAATCATTGCCTATTGCCAATCATAAAATAGGATTGCAGAAAATTGCTCAATTATTGATGGATGAGCAAGTAGGTGTTATAAAAAGCACTAAGGAAGTTGAAGCTGTTGGACATCGTGTGGTTCATGGTGGAAGTACTTTCTCTAATACTGTTGTTATAAATGATGATGTAAAAAATGAAATTAAACATCTTTTCGAATTAGCGCCATTGCATAATCCGGCAAATTTTGAAGGTATAATTGTTGCCGAAGAAATTTTTGCCAATGCAAAACAGGTTGCTGTTTTTGATACTGCTTTTCATCAAACAATTCCCGTAGTTGCTCATAAATATGCAATTCCAAATTATCTTTTGACAGAAAATAAAGTTCGTGTTTACGGTTTTCATGGAACCAGTCATAAATATGTTTCGGAAAATGCTATTCAATTTTTGCAAGCCAATTCGGTAAATAAAACTTCAAATATTATTACAATACATCTAGGAAATGGTTGTAGTATGACCGCTATAAAAGACGGGAAAAGCATCGATACCACACTCGGATTTGGTCCAATGAATGGTTTGATTATGGGAACTCGTTCTGGAGATATCGATCAATCAGTCATTTTTTATCTGGTAAAAACTTTAGGATATACTGTAGATGAAGTAAATACTTTATTGCAAAAACAAAGCGGAATGCTTGGTCTTACAGGATATAGTGATTTAAGAGACATAGAAGCAAATGCCGAAAAAGGCAATGTAGATTGTCAATTGGCATTGGCAATGAATGCTTATCGAATTAAGAAATTTATAGGTTCGTATTCTGCAGCTTTAAATGGTTTGGATGCTATCGTTTTTACGGCAGGAATTGGAGAAAATTCATCCTACATCAGAAAATTGGTGTGTACCGATATGGAATATTTCGGATTGGAATTGGATCATTCCAAAAATGAAGTTCGTTCCAAAGAAATGAGAGAAATAAATACACCTGAATCAAAAACAAAAATTTTGGTTATCCCTACCAATGAAGAGATTGAAATAGCAAATCAGGTCTATGAATTGTTATTGAGTTAA
- a CDS encoding histidine kinase: MKNNVFSLILFCFISFNSLGQGLLPFVENYSKSNYQGDNQIWSLAQGKDNAMYFANNHYLLRYDGVKWEKNMLPNKTIIRSIMVEGDRIYSGSYKEFGYWYRKDGVMKYVSISNSESVFNGKENEEIWKIFKFNSKIYFQSFNEIFVYDGTKIKKLKLPYLISYCFVIDNQLLIATVEKGVYKMVGSRFIPIKGWSVLEKKVIHSIEKFEDKTFVFTQKNGVFIAQKGVLKPWNSPLNETLKTAIINDAQFIKNNKLVIGTASKGAYVYNLKDNTFIDINRNNVLENNSVLTINQDRENNLWLGLDNGIAFVEVNSNITIFYDNSGTLGSVYSVAAADNGYIMASNHGVFKYANNTFSLIPNTQGQAWNISKINNSYLIGHNEGNLLYKNGVFSKLNNINGGWNLTKSNANNSYLQATYSGIVLYTDPNDLSIYKVIDGLLKPIKQVAQNTKNEIWAADNYRGLYRIILNEKNETQKVYNITNLNKISNDFGVKIFEFRNDILFLIDNTWYTYNSITEKLEKNALFNANFKNISDIVSIDENHFLVYQNGLLYHIYANKNNFVWNAIQEKYYKGKIINDNLRIFKSGDHYLLNLDDGFISLQLKFENKHKNILKVEAFNNDVLVQNHSKIKYNSEIRINIISGIYGISKPNLFYKLDDLKDLIPVENGTVVLNNLKSGSHEISFYYHDGLHYKQAVSFEFSVNKPWYFSFWMIALYLVVIVFFFFLYYKWNKMRYLQKLALQEEELKHQKEILEMELKAENELNSQEYEKHILELNLQTKASEVAGKSLSIAKQSEMIENIQRILDSETDFNKLKSEIRKAIKINAVNKHEWETFETNLNQINNEFINSLSKKYPALTSKDIKLCIYLKMNLSSKEIAPMMNISFRGVELHRYRLRKKLNLLQEESLSKFLLNL; encoded by the coding sequence ATGAAAAATAATGTCTTTAGTTTAATTCTATTTTGTTTTATTTCATTCAATTCGTTAGGGCAAGGATTGTTGCCGTTTGTTGAAAATTACAGCAAATCCAATTATCAGGGAGATAATCAAATTTGGAGTCTGGCTCAAGGAAAAGATAACGCGATGTATTTTGCCAATAACCATTATTTATTGCGCTATGATGGCGTTAAATGGGAAAAAAACATGTTGCCCAATAAAACTATCATCCGTTCAATTATGGTTGAAGGCGATCGTATTTATTCAGGTTCTTATAAAGAATTTGGTTATTGGTATCGAAAGGATGGAGTAATGAAATACGTTTCTATATCAAATTCAGAGAGCGTTTTTAATGGTAAAGAAAATGAAGAAATTTGGAAAATTTTTAAATTTAATTCCAAAATTTATTTTCAATCTTTCAATGAAATTTTTGTTTATGATGGTACAAAAATCAAGAAACTGAAACTTCCATATCTTATATCCTATTGTTTTGTAATTGACAACCAGCTTTTGATAGCAACGGTCGAAAAAGGGGTTTATAAAATGGTTGGTTCACGTTTTATTCCCATAAAGGGGTGGAGTGTTTTAGAAAAAAAAGTAATCCATTCTATCGAAAAATTTGAAGATAAAACTTTTGTTTTCACTCAAAAAAACGGTGTTTTTATAGCACAAAAAGGAGTCCTCAAGCCTTGGAATTCTCCATTGAATGAAACCTTAAAAACAGCCATAATAAACGATGCACAGTTTATAAAAAACAATAAGCTTGTTATTGGAACCGCAAGTAAAGGCGCTTATGTATATAATCTAAAGGATAATACTTTTATAGATATTAATCGCAATAACGTTCTAGAGAATAATTCGGTATTGACAATTAACCAAGACAGGGAGAATAATTTGTGGTTAGGGCTTGATAATGGAATCGCGTTTGTTGAGGTAAATTCGAACATTACAATTTTCTATGATAATTCGGGGACTCTAGGTTCTGTTTATTCAGTTGCTGCTGCTGATAATGGTTATATAATGGCTTCTAACCATGGTGTTTTTAAATACGCAAACAATACTTTTTCATTGATTCCCAACACCCAAGGGCAAGCATGGAATATCAGTAAAATAAACAACAGTTATCTTATTGGACACAACGAAGGAAATTTACTGTATAAGAATGGTGTTTTTTCTAAGTTAAATAATATAAATGGCGGTTGGAATTTAACAAAAAGCAATGCAAATAACAGCTATTTGCAAGCAACATATAGCGGAATAGTGTTGTATACAGATCCTAACGATTTATCGATTTATAAGGTTATAGATGGGCTTTTAAAACCAATAAAACAAGTCGCCCAGAATACTAAAAATGAAATTTGGGCTGCAGATAATTATAGAGGATTGTATCGAATTATACTCAACGAAAAAAATGAAACCCAAAAAGTATATAACATCACTAATCTCAATAAAATTTCAAATGATTTTGGTGTAAAAATTTTTGAATTTCGAAATGATATCCTTTTCTTGATTGACAACACTTGGTATACTTATAATTCAATAACTGAAAAATTAGAAAAAAATGCATTGTTTAATGCCAATTTCAAGAACATTTCAGACATCGTTTCTATAGATGAAAACCATTTTTTGGTATACCAAAACGGGCTTTTATATCATATTTACGCCAATAAAAATAATTTTGTATGGAATGCCATTCAGGAGAAATATTATAAAGGCAAAATTATAAATGATAATTTGAGAATTTTTAAATCTGGAGACCACTATTTATTGAACCTGGACGATGGATTTATTTCACTCCAACTAAAGTTTGAAAACAAACACAAGAATATTTTGAAAGTGGAGGCTTTTAACAATGACGTTTTAGTTCAAAACCATTCCAAAATAAAATACAATTCCGAAATTAGAATTAACATTATTTCAGGAATTTATGGAATATCAAAGCCCAATTTGTTTTACAAACTTGATGATCTTAAGGATTTGATTCCTGTTGAAAATGGAACTGTGGTTTTGAATAATTTGAAAAGTGGATCCCATGAAATTAGTTTTTATTATCATGATGGGTTGCATTATAAACAGGCTGTTAGTTTTGAATTTAGCGTCAATAAGCCCTGGTATTTTTCTTTTTGGATGATTGCATTATATCTTGTTGTTATTGTTTTTTTCTTCTTTTTATATTACAAATGGAACAAAATGCGATATCTTCAAAAGTTGGCTTTACAAGAGGAAGAGCTGAAACACCAAAAAGAGATTTTAGAAATGGAACTCAAAGCCGAAAATGAATTGAACAGCCAGGAATATGAAAAACATATTTTGGAATTAAATTTGCAAACCAAGGCTTCTGAGGTGGCCGGCAAATCGCTTTCAATAGCAAAACAAAGCGAAATGATTGAGAATATTCAAAGGATTTTGGATTCTGAAACCGATTTTAATAAGCTTAAAAGCGAGATTAGAAAAGCCATAAAAATTAATGCAGTCAACAAGCATGAATGGGAAACTTTTGAAACCAATCTGAATCAAATCAATAATGAATTTATAAACAGTCTCTCCAAAAAATATCCTGCCTTAACGTCAAAGGATATTAAGCTTTGTATTTACTTAAAAATGAATCTTTCTTCGAAAGAAATTGCGCCTATGATGAATATTTCATTCAGAGGAGTCGAATTGCATCGATATAGACTGAGAAAAAAGTTGAACCTTTTGCAAGAAGAAAGCCTTTCTAAATTTTTATTAAATTTATAA